In a genomic window of Infirmifilum sp. NZ:
- a CDS encoding 30S ribosomal protein S15: protein MRKSKEKGRSGSKRPPELKKPDWVDASPEQVEGLVVSLYRKGYPPSMIGLILRDQYGIPLVKAVTGKSILQILRERGLAPEVPEDLMNLIRKAIRIRKHLEEHPKDYHSKRGLQLVESKIHRLAKYYKREGVLPPDWRYEPEKIALYT from the coding sequence ATGAGAAAGTCTAAGGAGAAAGGCCGCTCAGGTTCGAAGAGGCCTCCAGAGTTGAAGAAGCCCGATTGGGTTGACGCTAGCCCAGAGCAGGTTGAGGGTCTCGTCGTCTCGCTCTACAGGAAGGGTTATCCCCCATCGATGATCGGCCTGATTTTACGCGATCAATATGGTATCCCTCTCGTTAAAGCCGTGACGGGTAAGAGCATTCTTCAGATCCTGCGTGAGCGTGGACTCGCCCCGGAGGTGCCGGAGGATTTAATGAACCTAATTAGGAAGGCTATCAGGATCAGGAAGCACCTAGAGGAGCACCCGAAGGATTATCACTCGAAAAGAGGTCTACAGCTGGTAGAGAGTAAAATCCACAGGCTTGCTAAGTACTACAAGAGGGAGGGGGTACTCCCACCTGACTGGAGATACGAGCCAGAAAAGATCGCTCTCTACACCTAG
- a CDS encoding adenylate kinase family protein, which translates to MAIVIAGTPGVGKTTVARLLAERTGKPYVDLAEVVKREKFYTAYDAVRESYIVDVERLRGYLEKTLTCNEIIDTHVVEALPPSKVSVAIVLRLDPLVLRERLIKRGYPDLKVRENVEAEILDAVLISAVQSIGEERVYEVDTTGKSIAEVTEIITQILTKNGNLYRPGGVNWLEKYYFLIGKEGELFKF; encoded by the coding sequence TTGGCAATAGTTATCGCGGGAACTCCCGGTGTTGGAAAGACTACCGTGGCTCGTCTCCTAGCCGAGCGCACCGGGAAGCCCTACGTTGATCTTGCAGAGGTTGTCAAGCGCGAGAAGTTCTACACCGCATACGATGCCGTGCGGGAATCGTACATCGTGGATGTCGAAAGACTAAGAGGATACTTAGAGAAGACGTTAACTTGCAACGAGATCATCGACACGCATGTGGTCGAGGCGCTCCCACCGAGCAAGGTGTCGGTAGCCATAGTCCTTAGATTGGATCCCCTAGTTCTTCGCGAGCGCTTGATTAAAAGGGGGTATCCTGACCTGAAGGTCCGCGAGAATGTTGAAGCCGAAATCCTTGACGCCGTGTTGATCTCCGCGGTGCAGAGCATAGGTGAGGAGAGAGTCTACGAGGTGGATACTACGGGGAAGTCCATTGCAGAAGTTACTGAAATAATTACACAAATTTTAACTAAAAACGGTAATTTATACAGACCTGGAGGCGTTAATTGGCTAGAAAAGTACTATTTTCTCATCGGGAAAGAGGGGGAATTATTTAAATTTTGA
- the speD gene encoding adenosylmethionine decarboxylase has product MTGRNRGVRGGGVGRHLIVEMFECDPVALDSIDVIKTALLDSAVASNSTVVSFDFYRFKPHGVSGYVLIAESHISIHTWPEYGYAAIDVFTCGEHTDPWKGLDMLRDRLKAKKMTVLEIVRGVGIESYEGYWVPPEKRKEERVVATAP; this is encoded by the coding sequence ATGACGGGGAGAAATCGCGGGGTGAGAGGAGGAGGCGTCGGCCGCCACCTGATAGTGGAGATGTTCGAATGCGACCCTGTGGCACTGGACAGTATCGATGTGATAAAGACGGCGCTGCTCGACTCAGCAGTGGCTTCAAATAGTACAGTTGTGAGCTTTGACTTCTACAGGTTCAAGCCTCACGGTGTCAGTGGGTACGTTCTCATAGCCGAGTCGCACATCTCCATACATACATGGCCTGAGTACGGTTATGCGGCCATTGACGTTTTCACATGCGGTGAGCACACAGACCCGTGGAAAGGTTTAGACATGCTGAGGGACCGGCTCAAGGCTAAAAAAATGACTGTGCTAGAAATAGTTCGGGGTGTAGGCATTGAGAGCTACGAGGGATACTGGGTACCACCCGAGAAGCGGAAAGAAGAGAGAGTAGTTGCCACAGCCCCTTAA
- a CDS encoding DHH family phosphoesterase: MYLREAGEPTLVVSHYDADGLSSASIFAWVLLQLDVPFQLVFVEQTYPETLEQLPFKDYPSIIFLDLGSGYKGLLRELAPNKRIMIVDHHVPSTPDRWRQLVEVNPYLVGVEASTQTSSSTLSYVIASRTLNADERLIPVAIAGALGDRLDVGEKSSLTGLNREVLEEGKRKGVIGETVSLRLFGSKRRILVDALASTLDPYIPGLSGNPTACIKFLESIGINPRDGDTARQVGSLSHSEIKHLASELVKYMISQGVNVKEAEKIFGYNYYLLREADSSPLKDLREYAYVLNALGRLDQYGTALSLNFGHRGIFIVRAEESIKEYRRILARQLSKILEQKDSPFSSGQNSVVYLIDEDLPKITGPVSSIIASEFANTLRAAGKKIVGVASLLKSGKVKISFRRLDESIDLGSLLQKLAKEMNFTGGGHPAAGGALVDEKLFGELIKRL, translated from the coding sequence ATGTACTTGAGAGAAGCTGGAGAGCCAACGCTAGTAGTCTCGCACTACGATGCTGATGGACTCTCCTCAGCCTCCATCTTCGCCTGGGTGCTCCTGCAACTGGACGTGCCTTTCCAGCTAGTATTTGTCGAGCAGACGTACCCGGAGACCCTGGAGCAACTCCCCTTCAAGGATTATCCATCAATAATCTTTCTCGACTTGGGCAGCGGGTATAAGGGGCTGCTCAGAGAGCTTGCACCTAACAAGAGGATTATGATAGTCGACCATCATGTCCCCTCAACCCCAGACAGATGGAGGCAGCTCGTAGAGGTAAACCCCTACCTGGTAGGTGTTGAAGCCTCGACGCAAACGAGCTCCTCAACGCTCTCCTATGTTATAGCCTCTCGCACTCTCAACGCCGACGAGCGCCTAATTCCTGTTGCCATCGCTGGCGCGCTAGGCGATAGGCTGGATGTTGGGGAAAAATCGTCGCTAACTGGGCTCAACAGGGAGGTTTTAGAGGAGGGGAAACGCAAGGGGGTTATCGGCGAAACAGTATCCCTCAGACTTTTCGGGTCTAAGAGGAGGATACTCGTCGACGCGCTAGCCTCCACCCTTGACCCGTATATCCCTGGCTTATCGGGAAACCCTACAGCCTGCATAAAGTTCCTTGAGAGCATAGGAATCAATCCGCGGGATGGAGACACAGCGCGGCAGGTCGGCTCCTTAAGTCATAGTGAAATCAAACACCTGGCTTCAGAGCTCGTAAAGTACATGATAAGTCAGGGGGTTAACGTAAAAGAGGCCGAGAAAATTTTCGGGTATAACTACTATCTCCTCCGAGAGGCCGACTCAAGCCCCCTCAAGGATTTGAGGGAGTACGCGTACGTGCTCAATGCCTTAGGTAGACTGGATCAATACGGCACTGCGTTATCGTTGAACTTCGGACACCGGGGGATCTTCATCGTGAGGGCAGAAGAAAGTATAAAAGAGTACAGGAGAATTCTTGCAAGACAGCTGAGCAAAATTCTGGAACAGAAAGACTCCCCGTTCAGCTCCGGCCAAAATAGCGTAGTGTACCTGATTGATGAAGATCTGCCGAAAATCACAGGCCCCGTGAGTTCCATAATAGCCAGCGAGTTTGCTAATACGCTACGCGCAGCGGGTAAGAAAATTGTGGGCGTAGCCTCCCTGCTGAAAAGCGGGAAAGTTAAGATCTCGTTTAGGCGACTCGACGAATCGATCGATCTGGGTTCTCTACTGCAGAAGCTCGCAAAGGAGATGAACTTTACGGGTGGAGGCCACCCGGCTGCTGGAGGAGCGCTTGTCGATGAAAAGCTATTCGGAGAGCTGATCAAAAGGCTGTAG